The Sorangiineae bacterium MSr11954 DNA segment TGATCCGCGGTCTCTCGAACCCGTGGGCCGCGCTCGATGATCGAGGAAGAAAACGATGAACCGATATCAATCCCCCACGCGGCGATCGCCGCTCCCACTCTCATGACCGAATACGAAGCCAAAGGCGGCGAGCCCGAATCGACTCCTCCCCACGCCGACGAGCCGTCGAAGCCCGTCGAAGAAAATGAGCAAGGACGCAAAAGCGATGGCGTACTCGCGGATGGTGACCCCGATCCACCGAGTGAAAAGGAATATCGCATACGCCGTACCGCGATCGACCCCGAGGGCGAACCGAGCGACGTGATTGGAATGGTCAGGCCCGAGAAACCCGACGATGGCGAGGAGGATCCGCACGACCCCGACGAAGAGGCGACGCCCACGCCGCGGGCACCTCCGCTCACGCCGCGCGAGTGGCTCGCCCCATTTCCAGAGCGAGCCTCGGAGCTCCTGGAGCGGCGCCCCGAGCTCTTTCATCCGACCGCCGTCCGCATCGCCGGCGTCCGCAGCATTTTGCCGTCTTGGATCATCGACGACATCCTCGCCCAAGCTCAGGACGAGGTGATCGCCTGGTTCCAGACGCGGGAAGGTTTCCACCAGACCGCCAAGATCCGGCCTTCGGCCGCGGCGGCGTTCTATTCCAACGGGATCACCATGCTGGTCCAAAGAATCCCCCGCCTCCGCGCGCTCGCCGAGGAGATCGCGCGCGTGCTCGGGTTCCCGGCCACCCAGGTCGAGTGCAACTTGTTTTGCAATCAGCCTGGGGCCACCACCCAAGGTCATTTCGACTCCGTCGATACGTTGACGGTGCAGATCACCGGAAACAAAGTCTGGCGGATCGCCCCCAACGCGCACGCGCCGCTCCCCACCGACACCTGGGTGCCCCCGCGCCTCGCCACCCACGAGCTGCGCCTGTATGCGCACGAACAATTGCCATCGAAGATGCCTGGCGAGAAGGCGGAGATCCACGCGCTCGAGCCCGGGGCGATGCTCTATCTTCCTCGCGGGTACTGGCACGAGACCTATTCGATGGCCGAGTCGGTATCGCTTCATATTCACCTCTTTCCGTGCACGTGGGCCGACGCCGTCTTGAAGACGCTTCGGTCGCATCTCCTTCGTGACGAGGGGTGGCGCGCGACCGCGTATCCGCTTTTGGGCCTCGAGCGCGCCGGGGACTGGGATACGCAAACAGCTCTTCATTCCCTCCGCGATGCCGTTGGCCGTCTGACGGCCGACGACGTGCAGCGCCCGCCAAAATGGACACCCACCCCCGAAGACCGCGTCGTTCCCCGCGCCCGCGGATCCATGGGCGTGGTGGCCTCCGCCGAGGATTATCAATCGGTGCGATTGGGCGCCGAGGAGTTCGGCTTCGAGCACGCCACCATGGTCGATATGCCAGCTCCCCATGTGGCGGCGACGTTGCTGCTCGCGCGCAGTCGAGAGTCCCTCTCGGCGTCGGATCTCGCCGCGCGCGTGCCCAGCCTTTCGCAGGACGCCGCGCTCGGGCTCGTGCGCCTGCTTTGCGACGTAGGCTATGCACGGAAGGCCCCTCCGTGCGCCGAAGGATGACGCATCATGCCGCTCACCGCCCGGTCGCGATTTTTCAATGAGCTTCTGCCCTTCATCCGCGCGGGGGTGCGCCGGGCGCGCTTGCAACCGTGCTACGCGGACGATGCGATTCAACAAACCTTGGGTGCGCTCGCCCCGCACGTCGAGGAGTTGATGGCCATGGAGGAGTCGAAGCGCATGGGCTACGTCTTTCTCACGGCCGCCCGCAAAGCGATGGCGCTCCGCCGGCGGGTGGGGCTGGAGCAAGCGCGCGCCAGCGACACAGAGGTGGAAGAATGGGATTGCGAGGTCTCGTTCCAAGGGCAAACGCCCGAGCGCCTCTTGAGCGCCGCCCAGGGCGCAAAGAGGGCCGAGCGCGTGCTCGATACCTTGGGCGCCCACGACCGCGATCTGGTGTTGGCCGTCGGCGACGACGGATTGTCCGAGCGCGAAGCCGCCCGCAAGCTGGGGATGTCGCGGGGCAGCGTGGCATACCGACTCCGGCTCGCGCGCGACGCGCTCGCTCGGGCGTGGCTCGGCACCACGTCCTGGCGCGGACGCGGGCCGCGCTGAAAAGGCGCTACGCGCCGGGGCGTTTGCCCTTCATCCAAGACGTCGTCCCGAACCAGGCGCGCGCGAGCGCTTCACGGGCACGGCGAAGGCGGTATGCCACGTTCCCTCTGGATATGCCGAACGCCTGCGCCGCCTCGCGCTCCGAGAAATCGCCCTCTCCGACGGCCTCCATGATGCGACGGTCCTGCGTGGTGAACTCTCCGAATACTTGCTTTGCTTTTTCCGCGCCCTCGGCGGCCTGCATCACTTGCTCGGGGGTCACGCTCCTTCGCGCGATCGCGCGATCCCACGCTTGCACCTCTTCGTCCGTACCACGCGCATTTTGGAGGCCGATGCGCTTCCGCAGCGCCATCGCTGTGCGCGAGGCGACCACGTAGGCATACGCGGTGCTCTCGCGCTCGGGCATCGCCGAGAGCCGCTCCAGATGCGGTATCAGCGCGACCAGGCTTTGCTGAAGAGCGTCATCGGCGTGCGTGGCCTGCAGGCGCGCCGCGCGTACGCCCGCGCGGAGCGACGGGAGCAGCTGATGGACGATGTGCGAGCGTGCGGTGAGCGGCATGAGATCCCCTTGGCCAATGCGATTATCCACCGTGAACGAACCTCGGCGCCATCGGTTCACCATCCGTGACGCCGCATGAGATCTTGGACCATGAGCGTGCGGGCGCGGAGCCCCGTATGAAAAGGGTTGGTGTCCTCCATCCCAGGTACCAAGGCTCGCACGACATGCGCGGGGGAGGTCTCCTGACGGGATAAATCCCAGTACAGGACGCGCTCGAAGCCCGCGGCCGTGAGCCGCTGCAAAATGAACTCGAGATCCTCGCGCGCGCTCGGGGCGACCTTTCCCCGCACGTCGGTGAGGGGCTTTTTCGGCACATACGGACGAATCCAATAAGCATCCCCGCGGGAGAGCGGACGCGGACGCTCGTGCCGCCCGAGACTCCGGGCCTTGATGCCGAAGTCTTCGCGCGCCCCCGAGATGGCCGTAATGCGCCCCTGCACGGCTTCGAGCAAGGCCCCGTTCAGGGCGACTTCGGCGTTCGGGTGCGTGCAAGCGCCTGCGGCGTATTTTTCGTCCAGCCCGTGCAGCGCCGCGGGGCGGAAGATGCGCGCCGAAAAGGTCGGCACGCCGACTTCGCCCGTGACATCCATCACCCGCGCTTCGTACCCGGCGCGACGAATGCCGTCGAGGAGGCGCTGCGTCGAATCCGGACAGCGGAGCAGGTCGATGTACGTGAATGGCCAGCGGCTTCGTTCCGGGAGATGTCCGGGGTTGCTTATGGCTTGCTCCGCGAGCTTCATGGCGTGCCGCTCGATGCGCTCGCAGAGGGCGTGCACGAGCGCCTCGGTGATCGTGAAGCCCGATGCCAGACCGTTGCTACTGAAGATCTTCGCGCCGCGGCGCGGGGAGTAGAGCACGTCGTTTCGAACGCGGCGCATCGATACGAGCGCTGTGGGGACGAGAATCGGTTCGCCGGCGACCAGATCGTCCGCCCACGACCACGCGATGGGAGAGGTCGCCGAATAGCTCGAATCGAAGGGCAGGGCGCACTGCCGCGGATCGATGGCGCTCGCGGGCTCGAGCCTGCAAAAAGGTGTGTCAATGGCGGTATCGGGCGTGAAACGCTCTTGGCAGTACTTCTCGAGCTCCTCCATCAGGGCGCCCGTAATGGCCCTTTCGATCGATTCACCCTTCCCGCTGCCAATCGTCGACGACCACTCCGAAGCTCGGTAGGCCGCGCCAACGTGCAATCCAAAGCGCTCGAGCTCGCCCAGCTGCGCGACCCGGGTGACCCCGATGATCCGGCCGAGCTTTTGCGCGATCGCCGCCGCCTCGGTGTCCGCGATCGAACGCGATGCGCTCCCCGTCGCGCGGGGAGCCCGAGGCCACGAGGTCATGGGCGCGCGCGCCTTGCCTGCGGCGCTGCGTCCCTGTTCGAGCGTCTCCAGGAGCGCGACGCCAACGCGACGCGCCGAGGCGATGAGCTCGACGATGGGCCGAGCATCCGCTTCGCACATGCCGGATTCGTCGAGCAGGCCCTCCCACGCCATCTCGGATCGTTCGCAAAGGAGCGCGCGCTTGGCCTCTTGCAACTCCGAGTCGGTCGGAGGGGATGCCGGCTCGGGCGCGGCTTGCGCGAGCACCCGCAGGGCGCCCAGGCGCATGACCTCGCGTTTGAGCGCCAGGTCGGTCATGAGAAGGTCGATTTTCATCGCCCGCATGAAGCTCTCGGGTTGCGATGTGGCAACCGCGTGCAACTTCTTACGAACCAGGCGCTCGTTTTGCAACTGCGCTTGGATATCGTCGAAGCCGATTCCCAGGTCGTTGAGCGTAACGTGCACCTCCTCGGGCGTGTTCCAGCCCCATTCGGTCATGGTCGCGCCGAAGAGCTCTTGAACGGACTGGAGCTGCAACCCGCCGCGAGGATGGACATCGGTCGGTTCATCGATGCGCGCGCGTGCAAACACGCGGCGCGCGTGGAGATCGAGTTTTCCCGTTACGGCCAGGAACGTGACGAGCTCCGCCCATTGGATCGGCTCCCCGAACTCCCATACGAACAGGGCGGCGTCCGCGGGGGCCGTGGTCGAAACGCGCGCCGACTCGAAATGGTCGCGATGTTCGTCATGGCGCTCGCGTGTCGCGTATCCGCGATCCCAATGGGGATCGGCCCCGAGCTCGAGGAGCCTCTCGAGCAACGTCTGCGCATCTTCGCGCTTCAAGTCGATGGACCTCAGCGCAGCGATGAGCTGGCCGGCATCCTCGAGGTGCGCGAGCCCCGCCTCGTGCAAGATGTTTGGATATGTGCGCTCGGAAAAGTGGAGGGCCGACGCGGTTTCGATGATTCGCGCGCCCTTTTGCGGATCGAGCGTTCCTGCGCGCACGAGGCCGTCGACGGCAAAGCGAACGTTCGCGAGCGGCTCCGTCAACGCCGCGCCCGTAGCGGCATCGAGCCGGATTGCCACCTCGTCATCGCGCTGAATCGAACCGCTTCGATACAGCTCGTAGATGCGGCCTACGCCGATCATCTCGTGCACTTCGGCTGCCCGGAGCGCCCCCATGCTCGAAGAGCCCACCACCCGAACGCCGCGCGCGATGGCCATTCGAATCTCCCGCGTCGTCACGGCATATTCCCGGTCGAAGACGCCGTCGATGATCGCGACGAGCGAGGGGTCCCTCATGTCCATCATATCCCCTCGGCGGATGGGCGGGCGGACCTCCGCCGATGGAATCAATTCGCGGACGCGCGCGGGAGGAAACGAGGCGCCGGTGAACACGACGACGCGCGGCACCGGCATCGCTCGAACGACCGAAATGTTGCGGCGGATCGTAAAAGGCGTATTGTTCGCGATTGTCAACTTCGGTTCATCGAAGTCCGCTCGTACGAAATTAGCTCGCATGAATGATGCACTCGCTCGGATCTTCTCCGGCGCGCAGCGCGCTGCGAACGCGTAGGTGCTTGATCCCGAGCTCGAGGACATCGCGATCGAGCCGGAGGAGCTCGTCGGACGAGCTGGCCCTCCGTTGCGCCGGGGGAAAAGTGGGCCTTGTCGCATTGGTTTTCGTACCCATGACGGATCCTTCTTTATTCTTCTATTTTAGTTGGTTTGAAATAAGTGCGCTGCTCGCGCAACCGAAAATCGATTTTGCCCGTCGCTCACCGGCTCATTGGCGGTGCAGCTTTTGGCACGAAAGCTCTTTCATGCGCTTGACGGAGAATCGCAGGGAGGTGCTCCGCGGGTTCTTCGCCAGCAGATCGCGCACCGCTGCATATTGTGTGCACGCGCTCGCGACGTCGCCCGCGGCATCTCGCATTTTTGCCAAGACGAATTGAGCGCGGACATACGCGATGGGAGAATACGCCAAACAGTCTTTGGCCGCCGCCTCGGCATGGCGAAGCGCATCGTCCGTGCGCCCCGCGCGCATCAACTCCAGCGCGGCGCGCAGGAAGTGTTCGGGTGACTGCCCCATCAATAACCAGTCTTCGGCGTCCTCGCCAGGGGCGAGCGGCGGATCCATCTCGGCGCCCACCAGCGGGAGGCCGGCGAAGCCGCCGAGCCAGGTCTCGACGGGCGAGCGGCGGCGGTGACGAACCCATTCGTCTCGGAATGCCCGGTACTCGTTGGTGTCGATGCCGCCGGTCAGGTAGGCCAGTCGCGCGAGCTCGATGCCCACGTCCACGATCTCGTCGCCCGTCCAGGCGTGGTGCTCTCGCAGCCCCTTTCGCGCGAGCTCGCGAGCCTCCTCCGTGTAATCGAGCTCCCGTAAGAGCTCGATCAGCTCCACCAGGGCATCTCCGCGATACCGTCCGCTGTTCGTCGTCTCGACTTCTTCGTTCCACTTTCGAACGAATCGAAGTGCGGTCGCGAGATCGCCGCTCACGGTCGCCATTCGATACTCGTCGGCGAGGCGACCTGCCTCGCGCGTCGGGTCGAAGGTGAGCGCATCGAACGGGTAGAGCCGCTCCCGCTCTTCGAAGGCCGCCCGTGCAGCGACCGCATCGTTCGTGGACGTCAAAAGGACGTTCGCGAGGTCGAACTGCGCGCGGGCACTGTGAGGCATCACGGCCGTAAGATGACGAAACTCGCTTTGCGCCTCCCGACATGCTCCTTGCGCGGCGAGCAAAAGCCCTCTGCGCATCAAGCAATCGGCCGAATCGGGGGAGGCCGCGAGACACCGGCGGAACCGCTCGATCGCGGCCGACGGATCCCGCCGGCGAATCTGCACCATGGCGGCCAAAAGCTCGTTACCGGGGATGGGATTCGGCTCGAGGGCGGCCGTCTGGTCCACCGCTGCGAGCGCCGCATCGTAGCGACCGAGGCGAAAGAGCGCGTGCCCCTGGATGATTCGAACATCGAGATCGGCGGGCCTTCGTTCTGCGAGCGCGGTCGCGCGACGGAGCACCTCCTCGAAGTCCGGCGGATCGGCGACCGTCGGTTCCAGCGCGTCCAGCAGCTGGCGTTCCCGGTCGCCGAGGTTTGCCCGCAGCTCACGCGCGCGGCGGAAGTGCTCGCGCCGCTTGGGAAAGGTGTGACTCGCCGCGAGCAAATAGTAAAGGCTCGCAGAAGCACACTCCGGGTCGACCTTGGTCACCTCTTCGAATCGCGACGCCGCGGCCCATTGCGAAGCATCCCGCCAAAGCTGCAAGCCCGCGGAGAGATGGTGACGCGCGGCGGGGCTGCACCGTCCGACGATTTCAGCGTCCGTTTTCTCCGCGTTGAAGGCGCGATCGACGTTCGCGTCGACCGCGGGCTGCACCTGCCCCTCGCCCCGTCCCATCGAGCTCGCGAGAGCACCGCCGGCGATGGCGACCGCCGCCGTCACCCCGATGGCCGCGAACCACCCCCTGCGCCGAGGAGGCTTACGTAAGTCCCCGAGCAGCGCACCAAAGTCCGCATAGCGCGCCCGCGGATCGTTGGCCATCGCGCGCTCGATCACGCGGCGGAGAGTCGTAGGCAGCCGGGGCGTGTCGAGGATGGAGCCGAGCGCCTCTTTCTCGAGCTCACTCGACCGCGGGTGCAATCCGGTCAGCAACTCGCAAGCGACCAGTCCCCACGCGAACTGATCGACCCGCGCATCGATCTTGCCGCCGAAGAGCTGCTCCGGCGCCATGTAGCGCGGGGTCCCCACGATGCCAACCGTGGTATTCTCCCGCGCTCGGTCGCCTCTCAGCGCTTTGGCAATGCCAAAATCGGCGACCTTCGCCGTGCCCGCGGCCGTGAGGAGCACATTTTCCGGTTTGACGTCGCGGTGAATGACCCCTTGCGCATGCGCATAGGCGAGGGCCTCCGCGGTCTCCGTGAGCCAACGCAAGCGATCGGCCTCGCGAGGCTCGCCGGCCATGGCCTTCCGGAGGCTGCCTCCGTCGCAAAGCTCGAGGACCAGGTAAGGCACCCCCATGCTCTCGCCTGCGTCGTAGACTTCCACGATGTGAGGATGCTTGAGCGCGGAGGCCACCCGCGCTTCGTTCAGCAGGCGTCGCTTCGCCGCCTCGCGATCCGCCGTGCCTTCGGAGGGATCGACCCGAACGACTTTGACCGCGACAGCCCGCTCGAACGTGCGATCGTACGCGCGATACACATCACCGGTGCCGCCGTGGCCCAAGGTGCCGTCGATCCGGTATCGCTCCGCAAAGAGGGTGCCCTCCGCGAGGCGATCCGCGGGAGAGGCTTGGTACGGAGGCTGCGGCTTCTCCGTCAGCGCGGTCGGCGCGAGGAGCCTTTCGGCGAAGTGATGAAGGTGCGACTCTTCGAGTTGGATCTCCGCGATATGCCAGCTTTCGAATGTTGTCTTATTGACGATCGTACCGGCAGCGGGCCCATCCAAGCAATGGGCGAGTGCGTGAGCTGATTTGGCGACGACGAGGAGGACGAGCTCGGAGAGGTTCTCATCGTCGGCCAGATAGAGCGCCGCGCTCTCGCGACAGTCGAGCACTTGCTCGATCCGAAGGCGGCCCAAAATGCGGCTCCCGAGCTTCAGGGGCTCGAATGAGCCGTGGACCGTTGGCTCGCCAGGTCGCGGGTCGATCGGTTCGCTCGTCACCGGCGTCGTGGTGCTAACCGGGAGTTTCTCTTTCACGAAACTCCCCCAGCGCACACGCTGCGCGGGCCAACACGGAGTCGCACGTCGTCTTCGATGGCAAGTCGGAACGTAGGATACGTCCAGCATGGTTCGCAACTGCAAAGGGCAAAGCGGGCAAACTGGATCGAGAGCAGAAACGAATCTCGTCTCGAGAAGAGCTCCGCACCTGCCTCCGAGGCAGAGCATGCCATCGGGCGCTCGGTCGTAAGGTCTCCAGGTGCCATCATGAATGAGAATCGACCGCCGCGTTTACCGGGTTTCCACATGTTTCCACGAGCGCACGGACACCCGAGGAAACCGGGAGGCGCCCAATCGCGCCCGCCTTGTCCCGGGACATTGTTTAATTGACATCATCGATGCCCCAAGCACGAAGCCTCGAAACGCTCGTCCAAATTTATTTCTGGCCTCTTCGATCCAGTGCCTGTTCGGAGTTCTTTCCTTGAACATGAACTGCACGAACACTCCCGAGGGGCCCGCGAACGCTCGAGGACAAGGTCGACGGAGGCGCCGGTATTCTCCCCCGGCTCAGTTAGCTCAGCTGCGCACCGTTCGTGCAGGTTGGACGAGCTAGGACCCCTCTTTCGACTCCTTGACCAAGGGTGAGCTGCATCACGCCACCTGCGAGACGGCA contains these protein-coding regions:
- a CDS encoding cupin-like domain-containing protein, which produces MTEYEAKGGEPESTPPHADEPSKPVEENEQGRKSDGVLADGDPDPPSEKEYRIRRTAIDPEGEPSDVIGMVRPEKPDDGEEDPHDPDEEATPTPRAPPLTPREWLAPFPERASELLERRPELFHPTAVRIAGVRSILPSWIIDDILAQAQDEVIAWFQTREGFHQTAKIRPSAAAAFYSNGITMLVQRIPRLRALAEEIARVLGFPATQVECNLFCNQPGATTQGHFDSVDTLTVQITGNKVWRIAPNAHAPLPTDTWVPPRLATHELRLYAHEQLPSKMPGEKAEIHALEPGAMLYLPRGYWHETYSMAESVSLHIHLFPCTWADAVLKTLRSHLLRDEGWRATAYPLLGLERAGDWDTQTALHSLRDAVGRLTADDVQRPPKWTPTPEDRVVPRARGSMGVVASAEDYQSVRLGAEEFGFEHATMVDMPAPHVAATLLLARSRESLSASDLAARVPSLSQDAALGLVRLLCDVGYARKAPPCAEG
- a CDS encoding sigma-70 family RNA polymerase sigma factor, with translation MPLTARSRFFNELLPFIRAGVRRARLQPCYADDAIQQTLGALAPHVEELMAMEESKRMGYVFLTAARKAMALRRRVGLEQARASDTEVEEWDCEVSFQGQTPERLLSAAQGAKRAERVLDTLGAHDRDLVLAVGDDGLSEREAARKLGMSRGSVAYRLRLARDALARAWLGTTSWRGRGPR
- a CDS encoding sigma-70 family RNA polymerase sigma factor, whose product is MDNRIGQGDLMPLTARSHIVHQLLPSLRAGVRAARLQATHADDALQQSLVALIPHLERLSAMPERESTAYAYVVASRTAMALRKRIGLQNARGTDEEVQAWDRAIARRSVTPEQVMQAAEGAEKAKQVFGEFTTQDRRIMEAVGEGDFSEREAAQAFGISRGNVAYRLRRAREALARAWFGTTSWMKGKRPGA
- a CDS encoding YcaO-like family protein translates to MRDPSLVAIIDGVFDREYAVTTREIRMAIARGVRVVGSSSMGALRAAEVHEMIGVGRIYELYRSGSIQRDDEVAIRLDAATGAALTEPLANVRFAVDGLVRAGTLDPQKGARIIETASALHFSERTYPNILHEAGLAHLEDAGQLIAALRSIDLKREDAQTLLERLLELGADPHWDRGYATRERHDEHRDHFESARVSTTAPADAALFVWEFGEPIQWAELVTFLAVTGKLDLHARRVFARARIDEPTDVHPRGGLQLQSVQELFGATMTEWGWNTPEEVHVTLNDLGIGFDDIQAQLQNERLVRKKLHAVATSQPESFMRAMKIDLLMTDLALKREVMRLGALRVLAQAAPEPASPPTDSELQEAKRALLCERSEMAWEGLLDESGMCEADARPIVELIASARRVGVALLETLEQGRSAAGKARAPMTSWPRAPRATGSASRSIADTEAAAIAQKLGRIIGVTRVAQLGELERFGLHVGAAYRASEWSSTIGSGKGESIERAITGALMEELEKYCQERFTPDTAIDTPFCRLEPASAIDPRQCALPFDSSYSATSPIAWSWADDLVAGEPILVPTALVSMRRVRNDVLYSPRRGAKIFSSNGLASGFTITEALVHALCERIERHAMKLAEQAISNPGHLPERSRWPFTYIDLLRCPDSTQRLLDGIRRAGYEARVMDVTGEVGVPTFSARIFRPAALHGLDEKYAAGACTHPNAEVALNGALLEAVQGRITAISGAREDFGIKARSLGRHERPRPLSRGDAYWIRPYVPKKPLTDVRGKVAPSAREDLEFILQRLTAAGFERVLYWDLSRQETSPAHVVRALVPGMEDTNPFHTGLRARTLMVQDLMRRHGW
- a CDS encoding serine/threonine-protein kinase; translated protein: MTSEPIDPRPGEPTVHGSFEPLKLGSRILGRLRIEQVLDCRESAALYLADDENLSELVLLVVAKSAHALAHCLDGPAAGTIVNKTTFESWHIAEIQLEESHLHHFAERLLAPTALTEKPQPPYQASPADRLAEGTLFAERYRIDGTLGHGGTGDVYRAYDRTFERAVAVKVVRVDPSEGTADREAAKRRLLNEARVASALKHPHIVEVYDAGESMGVPYLVLELCDGGSLRKAMAGEPREADRLRWLTETAEALAYAHAQGVIHRDVKPENVLLTAAGTAKVADFGIAKALRGDRARENTTVGIVGTPRYMAPEQLFGGKIDARVDQFAWGLVACELLTGLHPRSSELEKEALGSILDTPRLPTTLRRVIERAMANDPRARYADFGALLGDLRKPPRRRGWFAAIGVTAAVAIAGGALASSMGRGEGQVQPAVDANVDRAFNAEKTDAEIVGRCSPAARHHLSAGLQLWRDASQWAAASRFEEVTKVDPECASASLYYLLAASHTFPKRREHFRRARELRANLGDRERQLLDALEPTVADPPDFEEVLRRATALAERRPADLDVRIIQGHALFRLGRYDAALAAVDQTAALEPNPIPGNELLAAMVQIRRRDPSAAIERFRRCLAASPDSADCLMRRGLLLAAQGACREAQSEFRHLTAVMPHSARAQFDLANVLLTSTNDAVAARAAFEERERLYPFDALTFDPTREAGRLADEYRMATVSGDLATALRFVRKWNEEVETTNSGRYRGDALVELIELLRELDYTEEARELARKGLREHHAWTGDEIVDVGIELARLAYLTGGIDTNEYRAFRDEWVRHRRRSPVETWLGGFAGLPLVGAEMDPPLAPGEDAEDWLLMGQSPEHFLRAALELMRAGRTDDALRHAEAAAKDCLAYSPIAYVRAQFVLAKMRDAAGDVASACTQYAAVRDLLAKNPRSTSLRFSVKRMKELSCQKLHRQ